Part of the Geitlerinema sp. PCC 9228 genome, GGAAATCAAGTTAACCCTAGATACCACGGCCCCCAATCCTCCCGAAATCACCACCTCCGGCAGCACCAACGGTCCATTGAGCGGTACCGCCGAACCCGGAGCAGAGGTGGAAATCTTACAAAAAGGCCGCCAAAGCGTAGAGAAAACCACTGCCGACCAAGATGGCAACTGGAACATCACCCTNNNNNNNNNNNNNNNNNACTATACCTTGACTGCCCAAGCCACCGATCGGGTTGGCAACACCTCTAGCGCTTCCGAGGAAATCAAGTTAACCCTAGATACCAGCACTGGCACTGGCGACGAGAACACCGGTGACAATACCGCCGGCAGTGGTGACGAGAACACCGGCGACGATACCGCTGACACCGGTGACAATACCGCCGGCAGTGGTGACGAGAACACCGGCGACGATACCGCAGGCAGTGGCGACAAGAACACCGGTGACGGTACCGCAGGCAGTGGTGACGAAAACACCGGTGACAATACTGCAGGCAGTGGTGACGAAAACACCGGTGACGATACTGCTGACACTGGTGACAATACCGCAGGCAGTGGTGACGAAAACACCGGTGACGATACTGCTGACACTGGTGACAATACCGCAG contains:
- a CDS encoding Ig-like domain-containing protein — its product is YTLTAQATDRVGNTSSASEEIKLTLDTTAPNPPEITTSGSTNGPLSGTAEPGAEVEILQKGRQSVEKTTADQDGNWNITL